The following proteins are co-located in the Sphingomonas panacis genome:
- a CDS encoding penicillin-binding protein 1A, translating into MADDDSSVNFRLRREADGLPGLAGRIWGRWWVKLLLVLGVLAAIAYAAFFALFARDLPSVDKLRVYEPPLPTNVRAIDGLPIHSYARERRVELSYNEYPPLLVRAFLAAEDKTFFEHHGVDYAGIASALWDNLARNKRARGASTITQQVAKNLLIGNEHSYSRKLKEAILAYRIEDSLTKPQILELYLNQIALGRNAFGVEAASYAYFGKELSELDLAQFAYLAILPKGPSNYDPDRHAERALARRHYVLAEMLRNGFIDQSQYAQADAAPLGTVPRQTPKTETAGTGYFVEEVRRQLIDKFGEDGNAGPYSVYAGGLWVRTSLDQRIQDYAQTALRNGLLRYDRGRGWSGPLGHAEITGDAWLSTLLNTHIGLDYQDWRAAIVTAVDSSSATLGFSNGETGTMPRWAAQMPVRGQGGTAFAAIKPGDILAVAPEGDQFALRAVPKISGAFVVEEPSTGRVLAMQGGFDFRLQAFNRATQALRQPGSTIKPIVYSAALENGMTPASIIIDGPFCVFQGARLGQKCFRNFGGSAGSGPHTMRWGIEQSRNLMTVRAAAQTGMPKVVGLMDRIGVGKYPPYLSFALGAGETTVARMVNAYTILENHGQAHQGTLIDFVQDRHGKVIWPENWHACEGCNAPDWNGKAMPRPVNRGKQVVNAMTAYQMVHIAEGVIQRGTATILRDLDRPMFGKTGTNSGPTDVWFIGGTPQMIGGLYIGYDTPHGLGGYAQGGTIAAPIFKEFAVKAYEGLPKVPFRAPPGIRMVRIDRASGKPVYGTWPTADPKAAVIWEAFKPESEPRRVFHRQTPEEAAAAAAAAAARAQAAQAAQAGEQRRDSDFLQREGGIY; encoded by the coding sequence ATGGCCGACGATGATTCCAGCGTGAACTTCCGCCTACGTCGCGAGGCGGACGGACTGCCAGGGCTTGCGGGCCGCATTTGGGGCCGCTGGTGGGTGAAACTGCTGCTCGTGCTCGGCGTCCTGGCGGCGATCGCCTATGCCGCGTTCTTCGCGCTGTTCGCGCGGGATCTGCCTTCGGTAGACAAACTGCGCGTCTACGAGCCGCCGCTGCCGACCAATGTGCGCGCGATCGACGGCCTGCCGATCCATTCCTATGCGCGCGAGCGCCGCGTCGAACTCAGCTACAACGAATATCCGCCGCTGCTGGTGCGCGCCTTCCTCGCTGCCGAGGACAAGACCTTCTTCGAGCATCACGGCGTCGATTACGCCGGCATCGCCTCCGCTTTGTGGGACAACCTCGCCCGCAACAAGCGCGCGCGCGGCGCATCGACGATCACGCAGCAGGTCGCCAAGAACCTGCTGATCGGCAACGAGCACAGCTACAGCCGCAAGCTCAAGGAGGCGATCCTCGCTTACCGGATCGAAGATTCGCTGACCAAGCCGCAGATCCTCGAACTCTATCTCAACCAGATCGCACTCGGCCGTAACGCCTTCGGCGTCGAGGCGGCGAGCTACGCCTATTTCGGTAAAGAACTGAGCGAACTCGACCTTGCCCAATTCGCCTATCTGGCGATCCTTCCCAAAGGACCGTCGAACTACGATCCCGATCGCCATGCGGAGCGCGCGCTGGCGCGGCGCCATTATGTGCTCGCCGAGATGCTCAGGAACGGCTTCATCGATCAGAGCCAATATGCGCAGGCCGATGCCGCGCCGCTCGGCACGGTGCCACGCCAGACGCCAAAGACCGAGACTGCCGGCACCGGCTATTTCGTCGAGGAAGTCCGACGCCAGTTGATCGATAAGTTCGGCGAGGACGGCAACGCCGGCCCATACAGCGTCTATGCCGGCGGGCTATGGGTGCGCACCTCGCTCGACCAGCGCATCCAGGATTATGCGCAGACGGCTCTCCGTAACGGGTTGCTGCGCTACGATCGCGGGCGCGGTTGGAGCGGGCCGCTCGGTCACGCCGAGATTACTGGTGATGCCTGGCTGTCGACACTGCTCAACACCCATATCGGCCTCGATTATCAGGATTGGCGCGCCGCGATCGTCACCGCAGTCGACAGCAGTTCGGCGACGCTCGGCTTCTCGAACGGAGAGACCGGCACGATGCCGCGCTGGGCCGCGCAGATGCCGGTACGCGGGCAAGGCGGCACCGCCTTCGCCGCGATCAAACCGGGCGACATCCTCGCCGTCGCCCCCGAGGGTGACCAGTTCGCGCTCCGCGCTGTGCCCAAGATTTCGGGCGCGTTCGTCGTCGAGGAACCGTCGACCGGGCGCGTGCTGGCGATGCAGGGCGGGTTCGACTTCCGCCTCCAGGCGTTCAACCGCGCCACCCAAGCGCTGCGCCAGCCGGGATCGACGATCAAACCGATCGTCTATTCGGCCGCACTGGAAAACGGCATGACGCCGGCCTCGATTATCATCGACGGCCCATTCTGCGTCTTCCAGGGCGCACGGCTCGGGCAGAAATGCTTCCGGAATTTCGGCGGCAGCGCCGGCTCCGGCCCGCACACGATGCGATGGGGCATCGAGCAGTCGCGCAACCTGATGACGGTCCGCGCCGCCGCGCAGACCGGCATGCCCAAGGTTGTCGGGCTGATGGACCGGATCGGGGTTGGCAAATATCCGCCCTACCTCTCGTTCGCGCTCGGCGCGGGCGAAACGACGGTGGCGCGGATGGTCAACGCCTACACCATCCTCGAAAATCACGGACAGGCGCATCAGGGCACGCTGATCGACTTCGTGCAGGATCGGCACGGCAAGGTGATCTGGCCCGAGAACTGGCATGCCTGCGAAGGCTGCAACGCGCCCGACTGGAACGGCAAGGCGATGCCGCGCCCGGTCAACCGCGGCAAGCAAGTCGTCAACGCGATGACCGCGTACCAGATGGTCCACATCGCCGAGGGCGTGATTCAGCGCGGCACCGCGACCATCCTGCGCGATCTCGACCGGCCGATGTTCGGCAAGACGGGCACCAATTCCGGCCCGACCGACGTGTGGTTCATCGGCGGCACCCCGCAGATGATCGGCGGCCTGTATATCGGCTACGACACGCCGCACGGTCTCGGGGGTTACGCGCAGGGTGGTACGATCGCTGCGCCGATCTTCAAGGAATTCGCGGTCAAGGCGTATGAGGGGCTGCCGAAGGTGCCGTTCCGCGCCCCACCGGGCATCCGCATGGTCCGCATCGATCGGGCCTCGGGCAAGCCGGTCTACGGTACGTGGCCGACCGCCGACCCCAAGGCGGCGGTGATCTGGGAAGCGTTCAAGCCCGAGAGCGAGCCGCGCCGAGTGTTCCACCGCCAGACGCCCGAGGAAGCCGCTGCCGCCGCGGCCGCAGCCGCTGCGCGGGCACAGGCGGCGCAAGCGGCGCAGGCCGGTGAGCAACGCCGCGATAGCGACTTCTTGCAAAGAGAGGGCGGAATCTACTAG
- a CDS encoding N-acetylmuramoyl-L-alanine amidase family protein: MPFRWTGRVPTRHYARVSLILALLACWFAGAPGWAATVRRVDVHRDRIVLHFDRSVADAADASAVLLARPAVVREGSFGDDRRDLTIALRTVDDTVLASAAKKSRAHFLPLPFDTKTQPIRKYQVAVPIPPSSRKLRLPRVYGDDASRPLVVIDAGHGGQDPGAIAPTDGRREKDVTLRIAKAIRDELIQSGRVRVALTREDDRFIILQERFGIARKLHASLFISIHCDSVGSGDASGASVYTLSEVASDKESARLAARENKADIIAGVNLASTSADISSILIDLTQRETMNSSANFARLLGREAQPLVPMKPNFHRMASLMVLKAPDMPSILFETGYISNPRDADFIDSPAGRRAIAESVRRAVDVHFARRLASTR; this comes from the coding sequence ATGCCTTTTCGCTGGACCGGTCGCGTGCCGACGCGGCATTACGCTCGCGTGTCGTTGATCCTCGCCTTGCTGGCCTGCTGGTTTGCCGGCGCCCCGGGTTGGGCCGCGACAGTGCGACGGGTCGATGTACATCGCGACCGTATCGTCCTGCACTTCGATCGCAGCGTCGCGGACGCTGCGGACGCTTCGGCCGTCCTGCTCGCCCGCCCTGCCGTGGTTCGCGAGGGCAGTTTCGGCGATGACCGTCGCGACCTAACGATCGCGCTACGCACCGTCGATGACACGGTCCTCGCAAGCGCCGCCAAGAAAAGCCGCGCGCACTTCTTGCCGCTCCCCTTCGACACGAAGACGCAGCCGATCCGCAAATATCAGGTTGCCGTGCCGATTCCGCCGTCGAGCCGCAAGCTCCGTCTGCCCCGCGTCTATGGCGATGATGCCAGCCGGCCGCTGGTGGTGATCGACGCCGGTCATGGGGGGCAAGACCCTGGCGCGATCGCACCCACCGACGGCCGCCGCGAAAAGGACGTGACGTTGCGCATCGCCAAGGCGATCCGCGACGAACTGATCCAATCGGGGCGGGTGCGCGTCGCGCTCACCCGGGAGGACGATCGCTTCATCATCCTCCAGGAGCGGTTCGGCATCGCGCGCAAGCTCCACGCGAGCCTGTTCATCTCGATCCACTGCGATAGCGTCGGCTCGGGTGATGCCAGTGGCGCCTCGGTCTACACGCTGTCCGAAGTGGCGTCCGACAAGGAATCCGCGCGGTTGGCCGCACGCGAGAACAAGGCGGACATCATCGCCGGCGTGAATCTCGCCTCGACCTCGGCCGACATCTCCTCGATCCTGATCGACCTGACCCAGCGCGAGACGATGAACTCCTCGGCCAATTTCGCCCGCCTGCTCGGCCGGGAGGCGCAGCCGCTGGTGCCGATGAAACCGAACTTTCACCGCATGGCCTCGCTGATGGTGCTGAAGGCACCCGACATGCCCTCGATCCTGTTCGAGACCGGCTATATCTCAAACCCACGCGATGCCGACTTCATCGACTCCCCCGCCGGTCGCCGCGCAATTGCGGAAAGCGTGCGGCGCGCGGTGGATGTGCATTTCGCCCGGCGGCTCGCTTCCACGCGGTAA
- a CDS encoding Rne/Rng family ribonuclease, translated as MTTRMLIDARHREETRVAVVKGNRIEEFDFESAERKQLKGNIYLAKVTRVEPSLQAAFVDYGGNRHGFLAFSEIHPDYYQIPREDREALLREEAEHAEQEAALRAQQDAEDDDYEDGENDGDDHEIDEDSVERFEDDGGVDAEAAAEETGRRRSRGKSQSDDAVEDLRERRMNLRRRYKIQDVIRRRQVLLVQVVKEERGNKGAALTTYLSLAGRYCVLMPNTSHGGGISRKISNAGDRKRLKSIMAELTLPASMGCIVRTAGLQRTKVEIKRDFDYLARLWDGIRETTLQSSAPALVYADSDLMKRAIRDIYNREIEEVIVEGDEGYRQAREFMKLLMPSHARKVQHYSDPVPLFQRAGVEDQLSAMYHPVVQLKSGGYLVINPTEALVSIDINSGRSTREHNIEQTATATNLEAATEIARQLRLRDMAGLVVIDFIDMDHSSNVRKVEKAMKEALKNDRARIQVGRISSFGLMEMSRQRLRTGVLEASTRPCPHCEGTGFVRTASSAGLSALRLLEDEAARGRGSQLTLRASQEATYYMLNRKRAELAEIEDRYGVTIEVVPDGEQEGARMTVEASGPPPEHPPRFDAPIIEVDEDDYPEEIEEEIEAEEEIEAEEGEDAEDRPRPGETRAEGEARGRRRRRRGRRGRNRPEGEQTEGDRDEATDVAASEPDAVETEAAPADVVAPDAGDGEGGEGRRRRGRRGRRGGRRGEGEAAASATPSEGEAPAGTLLEGVEEGSIEAVALADYAADAVADAPVEAPAEPEAVEEAPKKKGRRRKAVAEAPVEAAPEPAVEAPVAEAEKPKRKRRTKAEMAAAETVVVEAPVVEEEAKPKKRRAPRRKADDAVAEAAPAAAEPEAEAAATPQGATPGEIDPDPGEAGSPRRGWWQRTFGA; from the coding sequence ATGACCACGCGTATGCTGATCGACGCACGCCACCGGGAAGAAACCCGGGTGGCTGTCGTCAAAGGGAACCGAATCGAAGAGTTTGATTTCGAATCTGCCGAGCGCAAACAGCTCAAGGGTAATATCTATCTCGCCAAAGTAACCCGCGTCGAACCCTCGCTTCAGGCGGCGTTCGTCGATTACGGCGGCAATCGCCACGGTTTCCTCGCCTTCAGCGAAATCCACCCTGATTATTATCAGATCCCGCGGGAAGATCGCGAAGCGTTGCTGCGCGAAGAAGCCGAGCACGCCGAGCAGGAAGCCGCCTTGCGCGCCCAGCAGGATGCCGAGGACGACGATTACGAAGACGGCGAGAACGACGGCGACGATCACGAGATCGACGAGGATTCGGTCGAGCGTTTCGAAGATGACGGCGGCGTCGATGCCGAAGCCGCCGCCGAGGAAACCGGCCGCCGCCGCAGCCGCGGCAAAAGCCAGTCGGACGACGCGGTCGAGGATTTGCGCGAACGCCGCATGAACCTGCGCCGCCGTTACAAGATCCAGGACGTGATCCGCCGTCGGCAGGTGCTGCTGGTGCAGGTCGTCAAGGAAGAGCGCGGCAATAAAGGCGCGGCGCTGACCACCTATCTGAGCCTCGCCGGCCGCTATTGCGTGCTGATGCCCAACACGTCGCACGGCGGCGGCATCTCGCGGAAAATTTCCAACGCCGGCGATCGCAAGCGGCTCAAGTCGATCATGGCCGAACTGACGCTGCCCGCCTCGATGGGCTGCATCGTCCGCACCGCCGGGCTCCAGCGCACCAAGGTCGAGATCAAGCGCGATTTCGATTACCTCGCCCGGCTGTGGGATGGCATTCGCGAAACGACGCTTCAGTCGTCGGCGCCCGCGCTCGTCTACGCGGACAGTGATCTGATGAAGCGCGCGATCCGCGACATCTACAATCGCGAGATCGAGGAAGTGATCGTCGAGGGCGATGAGGGCTATCGCCAGGCGAGGGAGTTCATGAAGCTCCTGATGCCGAGCCACGCCCGCAAGGTGCAGCATTATTCCGATCCCGTGCCGCTCTTCCAGCGCGCCGGCGTCGAGGATCAGCTTTCCGCGATGTATCACCCGGTCGTTCAGCTCAAGTCGGGCGGCTATCTCGTCATCAATCCGACCGAGGCCTTGGTGTCGATCGACATCAACTCGGGACGTTCGACGCGCGAACACAATATCGAGCAGACCGCAACCGCGACCAATCTCGAAGCCGCGACCGAGATCGCGCGTCAGTTGCGGCTGCGCGACATGGCCGGCCTCGTCGTCATCGATTTCATCGACATGGATCATTCGTCCAACGTCCGAAAGGTCGAGAAGGCGATGAAGGAGGCGCTCAAGAACGATCGCGCGCGCATCCAGGTCGGTCGCATCTCGTCGTTCGGGCTGATGGAAATGAGCCGGCAGCGGCTGCGCACCGGCGTGCTCGAGGCGTCGACGCGCCCGTGCCCGCATTGCGAAGGCACTGGCTTCGTTCGGACCGCCTCGTCAGCTGGGCTGTCGGCGCTGCGTCTGCTCGAGGACGAGGCCGCACGCGGTCGCGGATCGCAGTTGACGCTGCGCGCGAGCCAGGAAGCGACCTACTACATGCTCAACCGCAAGCGCGCGGAACTTGCCGAGATCGAGGATCGCTACGGCGTCACGATCGAGGTCGTTCCCGATGGCGAGCAGGAAGGCGCGCGCATGACGGTCGAGGCCTCCGGCCCGCCGCCCGAGCATCCGCCGCGCTTCGACGCGCCGATTATCGAGGTCGACGAGGACGACTATCCCGAGGAGATCGAAGAGGAGATCGAGGCCGAGGAAGAGATCGAAGCCGAGGAGGGCGAAGACGCTGAAGACCGTCCCCGTCCGGGCGAGACGCGCGCCGAGGGCGAAGCGCGCGGTCGTCGTCGTCGCCGGCGTGGACGTCGCGGTCGCAATCGTCCCGAAGGCGAGCAGACCGAGGGCGATCGGGATGAGGCCACTGACGTGGCGGCATCCGAGCCGGACGCGGTCGAAACCGAGGCGGCTCCAGCCGACGTCGTCGCTCCCGATGCAGGCGACGGCGAGGGCGGCGAGGGCCGTCGTCGCCGCGGCCGGCGCGGTCGCCGTGGCGGTCGTCGCGGTGAGGGCGAGGCCGCCGCATCGGCGACTCCGTCCGAGGGTGAAGCGCCTGCCGGCACGTTGCTGGAAGGCGTAGAGGAAGGCTCGATCGAGGCCGTAGCGCTTGCCGACTATGCGGCGGACGCAGTGGCGGATGCTCCGGTCGAGGCACCTGCCGAGCCCGAAGCCGTCGAGGAGGCGCCCAAGAAGAAGGGCCGTCGCCGCAAGGCCGTTGCCGAGGCGCCGGTAGAGGCCGCGCCCGAGCCGGCGGTGGAAGCGCCCGTCGCCGAGGCCGAAAAGCCGAAGCGCAAGCGCCGCACCAAGGCCGAGATGGCTGCCGCCGAAACCGTCGTCGTCGAAGCTCCGGTGGTGGAAGAAGAAGCCAAGCCCAAGAAGCGTCGTGCGCCGCGTCGCAAGGCCGATGACGCCGTAGCCGAGGCGGCTCCCGCCGCAGCGGAGCCGGAGGCCGAAGCCGCCGCAACCCCGCAAGGTGCTACGCCTGGCGAGATCGATCCCGATCCGGGCGAGGCCGGATCGCCGCGGCGCGGCTGGTGGCAGCGCACCTTCGGGGCCTGA